The genomic DNA AGACCAAGGTGGTGGTCGAGCGCTGGCCCAGGGAGTGGAGCCGGCAGTTCTAGCCGCGTAAACCACGATGGACTTTAGCCGCCTCTACACCACCATCGACGCGCACAGCGCCGGCGAGCCCCTGCGCATCGTCACCGCCGGGATTCCCCTGATTCCCGGCGCGACCATGCTCGAGAAGCGCCGCTGGGTGGGGGACAACCTCGACTTCGTCCGCAGGTCGCTCATGCTCGAGCCGCGCGGCCACGCCGACATGTACGGCTGCTACCTCACCCCACCCGTGACGGAGGAGGCCGACCTGGGCGTCCTTTTCATGCACAACGAGGGCTACAGCTCGATGTGCGGCCACGGTATCATCGCGCTCAGCGCGGTGGCGGTGGCGACGGGCATGGTGGGGGCCAGAGCGCCCGAAACCCGTGTGGGCATCGACTCGCCCGCGGGCTTTATCGAGGCCTTCGTGGAGTGGGACGGCAAACGCGTGGGCGAGGTGCGCTTCGTCAACGTTCCCTCCTTTCTCTACCGGGCCGACCTCGAGATAAGCACGCCGAGTTTCGGCAGATTGACGGTCGACATCGCCTTCGGCGGCGCCTTCTACGCCTATCTGAGCGGCGCCCAGGCGGGGCTCGAGGTCAGACCGGAGCGTTACCGCGCGCTGATTGGGCTCGGCGACGAGGTCAAGCACGCGGTGGAAGAGGCGCTCGAGATCGTCCACCCACTCGAGCCCGAACTGCGCGGCCTCTACGGCACCATCATCGACGGGCCTCCCTCCTCGGAGGGGGCGGATCAGCGCAACGTCTGCGTCTTCGCCGACCGCGAGGTGGACCGCTCGCCGACGGGCACCGGCACCGCCGGGAGGGTGGCGCAACTCTACGCCAGGGGCAGGCTGAGCCTGGGCCAGACGCTCGTCAACGAGAGCATCATCGGCACGCGCTTCACCGGCAAAGCCCTTAGGGAGACGACCGTCGGCGACCTACCCGCCATCGTCCCCGCGGTGAGTGGCCGGGCGCACATCACCGGCTTCTGCCAATGGGTGGTCGAGCCGGAGGATCCGGTGGGCGAAGGGTTTTTCCTCCGCTAGAGCCGCCTAAAGCCGCCGCTCCAAAAAGTCCGCCAGCAGCCTGTAGGTGCGGATCGTCCCCTGGATGTCGCCCGAGGGGCCGTGGCCTTCGTCGCCAAACTCGTGGTACTCGAAGTCGTCCTCGGGGCCGGTGCCTTCCCTCTTGCCCAAGGCGACGATCTTGTCCCGAAAGATGCGCGCCTGCGTGACCGGGCAGCGCGGGTCGTTGCTGCCGTGGAGGATGAGCAGCTTGGCCCTCAGCTTGTCGGCGTGCTCGATGGCGCTGCGGTCACGCCACAGCGCGTAGTCCTTTTCAGGGTCGCCCATCTGCTGGCGGAAGTAGTACCTGAAGTGCTCCATGTCCTCCTCATAGAGCGTGTGCAGGTCGGTGATGCCGATCCAGGGTACGCCCACCTTGAAGAGGTCGGGCTTTTTCACCACCGCCAGAAAGGCCATGAAGCCGCCAAAGGAACCGCCGAAGACGCCGATGCGCGTCTCGTCGACGTAAGGCAGCGTCTTGAGGTAGTCTGCGCCCGCCGCCACGTCCTCCAAGTCCCCTCCGCCCCAGTCCTTCAAGTTGGCGTCGCGCCACGCTACACCGTAGCCCGTCGAGCCGCGGACGTTGGGCAGCAAGACGACGAAGCCGCGGTCGCTCAAGAACTGGGCGTAGGGGTCGAAGGAGCGAAACCACTGGTAGGTTGGCCCGCCGTGGACGATGACGAGCGCGGGCAACTTCTCCCCGGCAGGAATCTCCCTCGGCTTGTAGAGCATCGCCGGCACCTCCTGGCCGT from Deinococcota bacterium includes the following:
- a CDS encoding proline racemase family protein, giving the protein MDFSRLYTTIDAHSAGEPLRIVTAGIPLIPGATMLEKRRWVGDNLDFVRRSLMLEPRGHADMYGCYLTPPVTEEADLGVLFMHNEGYSSMCGHGIIALSAVAVATGMVGARAPETRVGIDSPAGFIEAFVEWDGKRVGEVRFVNVPSFLYRADLEISTPSFGRLTVDIAFGGAFYAYLSGAQAGLEVRPERYRALIGLGDEVKHAVEEALEIVHPLEPELRGLYGTIIDGPPSSEGADQRNVCVFADREVDRSPTGTGTAGRVAQLYARGRLSLGQTLVNESIIGTRFTGKALRETTVGDLPAIVPAVSGRAHITGFCQWVVEPEDPVGEGFFLR